From the genome of Sulfurovum sp. NBC37-1, one region includes:
- the mog gene encoding molybdopterin adenylyltransferase: protein MDKIKIGVVTTSDRASKGIYEDISGVAIMDTMKEYLLNECEYEYRCIPDEQSLIETTLVKLSRDENCDLIVTTGGTGPTMRDVTTEATENVCQKLLPGFGEQMRAVSLQYVPTAILSRQTAGICNGSLIINLPGKPKSIRECLDAVFPAVPYCIDLIGGAYMEANEEVITIFRPKAK, encoded by the coding sequence ATGGACAAGATAAAGATCGGTGTAGTAACGACAAGTGACAGGGCAAGCAAGGGTATCTACGAGGATATCTCCGGGGTAGCCATTATGGATACCATGAAAGAGTATTTACTTAATGAATGCGAGTATGAATACAGGTGTATCCCTGATGAGCAGAGTCTCATCGAGACGACACTTGTGAAATTGTCGCGTGATGAGAACTGTGACCTGATCGTTACTACAGGTGGAACGGGGCCTACAATGCGCGATGTTACTACGGAGGCTACGGAGAATGTCTGCCAGAAACTCCTTCCCGGTTTTGGGGAACAGATGAGGGCGGTCAGTCTGCAGTATGTTCCTACGGCTATACTTTCACGCCAGACTGCAGGTATCTGTAACGGTTCACTTATCATCAATCTTCCGGGAAAACCAAAGTCGATCCGTGAATGCCTGGATGCAGTATTTCCTGCCGTGCCGTACTGTATCGACCTCATTGGCGGTGCATACATGGAAGCGAACGAAGAAGTCATCACTATCTTCAGACCCAAAGCAAAATAG
- a CDS encoding carbonic anhydrase: MKKTLSLLAAVALMGSASYASGHGAKWGYTGHNTPETWGHLSEKYHMCSEGLNQSPINITHSISDPNHAPLNLDYKKGSKEVVNNGHTIQVNVEAGDKLVVDGDTFELKQFHFHSPSENRINGKAFPLEAHFVHLDKDGDIAVVAVMFEEGAENKDLAKIWAKMPQKAGEKNDLKIADIAANLIPEKQHYYRFNGSLTTPPCTEGVRWFVLEKPLTISKKQVEAFEHVMHHPNNRPIQPLDARVVVEE, from the coding sequence ATGAAAAAAACACTCTCACTACTTGCAGCTGTAGCACTTATGGGATCAGCTTCATACGCAAGCGGGCATGGAGCAAAATGGGGATACACAGGTCACAATACACCTGAAACATGGGGGCATCTTTCAGAAAAATACCATATGTGCAGCGAAGGATTGAACCAGTCGCCTATTAATATCACACACTCAATCTCCGATCCCAACCATGCACCGTTGAACCTTGACTATAAAAAAGGTTCCAAAGAGGTGGTCAACAACGGCCATACCATTCAGGTCAATGTAGAAGCCGGAGACAAGCTTGTGGTTGACGGAGACACTTTTGAACTCAAGCAGTTCCACTTCCATTCACCAAGTGAGAACCGCATCAACGGGAAAGCATTCCCGCTCGAAGCACACTTTGTACACCTTGACAAAGACGGGGACATCGCTGTAGTTGCAGTCATGTTCGAAGAGGGAGCCGAAAACAAGGACCTTGCAAAGATCTGGGCAAAGATGCCACAAAAAGCGGGAGAGAAGAATGACTTAAAAATAGCCGATATTGCTGCGAACCTCATTCCTGAAAAACAGCACTATTACAGATTTAACGGTTCTCTGACAACACCTCCGTGTACTGAAGGAGTGAGATGGTTCGTACTTGAAAAACCACTAACGATCTCAAAAAAACAGGTTGAAGCATTCGAGCATGTGATGCATCACCCGAACAACAGACCGATTCAACCGCTTGATGCAAGGGTTGTTGTAGAAGAATAA
- a CDS encoding class I SAM-dependent methyltransferase translates to MVFTTQSMQDILPLLQKEIAQHDSVSFSVLNPDLAEGYAGTHIEIDGETYIYRSLKAWSDLAELLLCRLLLPKEGSYPFITVTYQKLRTDSSFHLDTAGPKAKKYGVASDFFAIHKMEEPAFFYYYQQALNNVHIEKRKHILDLGVNRGDEFDVIRNRVDVKTYQDMELVGIDHSQTAIEYAKRQFPENNVTFHAEDINQLNSLNVGRFDLLISIGTLQSPGINFKPFFMELVQNHIRKEDSALILGFPNSRWIGGEMIYGAKAPNYAMNEMSLLCNDVMFTKKYLQQKKYRVTITGKHYLFLTATKIGV, encoded by the coding sequence ATGGTATTTACAACACAGAGCATGCAGGATATCCTTCCCTTGCTCCAAAAAGAGATAGCACAGCACGACAGCGTCTCCTTCTCTGTACTTAACCCCGATCTTGCCGAAGGGTATGCCGGCACTCACATAGAGATAGATGGCGAAACATATATCTATCGCAGCCTTAAAGCCTGGAGTGATCTGGCGGAACTACTATTGTGCAGGCTACTCCTGCCCAAAGAGGGCAGCTACCCGTTTATAACAGTGACATACCAAAAACTGCGAACAGACAGTTCTTTTCACTTGGATACGGCAGGTCCAAAAGCAAAAAAATACGGTGTGGCTTCAGACTTCTTCGCCATCCACAAGATGGAGGAACCGGCTTTTTTCTACTACTATCAACAGGCGCTAAACAATGTACACATAGAAAAAAGAAAGCACATCCTGGACCTGGGTGTGAACCGTGGGGATGAATTTGATGTTATCAGGAATCGGGTAGATGTCAAAACCTACCAGGATATGGAGTTGGTCGGCATCGACCACAGTCAAACAGCCATAGAATATGCAAAGAGGCAGTTTCCCGAAAATAATGTAACGTTCCATGCCGAAGATATCAATCAACTGAACAGTTTGAATGTGGGCAGATTCGATCTGCTCATCAGCATTGGCACACTGCAAAGCCCCGGCATCAACTTCAAACCTTTTTTCATGGAACTGGTCCAAAACCACATTAGGAAGGAGGACTCGGCCCTGATTCTCGGCTTCCCCAACTCCAGATGGATCGGTGGAGAGATGATCTACGGTGCCAAGGCTCCTAACTATGCCATGAACGAGATGAGCCTGCTTTGTAACGATGTGATGTTCACCAAGAAGTACCTTCAGCAGAAAAAATACAGAGTGACCATTACAGGGAAGCATTATCTCTTTTTGACTGCTACGAAAATTGGAGTATGA
- a CDS encoding MerR family transcriptional regulator produces MAYKMKELMALSDVSKSTILYYVKEGLLPEPSRPKPNVHLYDESCVQILKFIKYLQHNFSYTISEIKSIFEDNRFDFDGSFEMMVRSLELISGTKDNQWYSKEEFLTLLDMDEETLRAYQVKGYLFERAKGFSSKEVEVAKVLQRAYALGLDCSLLDAYVADAKVLAKKENEIGSKLLKDDSKSHDERYELLFDLVLTLKPYIFNMHTVETHKKIIKKES; encoded by the coding sequence ATGGCATATAAAATGAAAGAACTGATGGCTCTTAGTGATGTGAGCAAATCAACGATACTTTACTACGTCAAAGAAGGACTGCTTCCCGAGCCTTCAAGGCCCAAACCCAATGTACATCTGTATGATGAGTCTTGTGTGCAGATACTCAAATTTATCAAATACCTCCAACACAACTTCTCCTACACAATCTCTGAGATAAAAAGTATATTTGAAGACAACAGATTTGACTTTGATGGCAGTTTTGAGATGATGGTACGTTCGTTGGAGCTTATCTCGGGCACAAAAGACAACCAATGGTACAGCAAAGAAGAGTTTTTGACGCTATTGGATATGGATGAAGAGACGTTAAGGGCATACCAGGTGAAAGGGTACCTGTTCGAACGGGCGAAAGGGTTCTCCTCCAAAGAGGTGGAAGTCGCAAAGGTGCTTCAGCGAGCATATGCTTTAGGCCTGGACTGCTCTCTGCTAGATGCCTATGTGGCCGATGCAAAGGTACTTGCAAAAAAAGAAAATGAGATAGGTTCAAAACTTCTCAAGGATGATAGCAAGTCACATGATGAACGCTATGAACTGCTTTTTGATCTGGTCTTGACCCTCAAACCCTATATCTTCAATATGCACACGGTAGAGACGCATAAAAAAATCATCAAAAAGGAGAGTTAG
- a CDS encoding rhodanese-like domain-containing protein — protein MRFFPLLLPLFAATSLFALVQSIEHRGVKVTTTLPDKKKITYHVKRKIPDICKKVPINNEMLWTGNFANPKVPTVCKSTFVHTKGKLLPMHLEEGLETFGELEVLIFLKEMQKDKNMLLLDSRTKPWFDYMTIPGAVNMPFIYFKKHKEYEFHFEYALKYLGVKKDANGEYDFTEAKTLLLFCNGPWCTQSPEMIFALLKIGYPAEKLKWYRGGMQDWLGAGMTSTRK, from the coding sequence ATGAGATTTTTTCCCTTACTTCTACCTCTTTTTGCCGCTACGTCCCTCTTTGCTCTTGTGCAGAGTATTGAACATCGTGGCGTCAAGGTAACGACCACTCTGCCAGACAAGAAAAAGATAACCTACCATGTAAAACGAAAGATACCAGACATCTGCAAAAAAGTGCCTATTAACAATGAGATGCTTTGGACGGGGAATTTTGCCAACCCCAAAGTTCCTACTGTCTGCAAATCAACCTTTGTACACACCAAAGGGAAACTGCTGCCGATGCATCTGGAGGAAGGACTGGAGACCTTTGGTGAGCTGGAAGTCCTCATCTTTCTAAAAGAGATGCAAAAAGACAAAAATATGCTGCTCCTAGACAGTCGTACGAAACCCTGGTTCGACTATATGACGATACCGGGGGCGGTCAATATGCCGTTTATCTATTTCAAAAAACATAAGGAGTATGAGTTTCATTTTGAATACGCACTAAAATATCTTGGAGTGAAAAAAGATGCGAATGGAGAATATGATTTTACTGAAGCCAAAACCCTGCTGCTTTTTTGTAACGGTCCCTGGTGTACCCAGTCCCCCGAAATGATCTTTGCTCTGCTGAAGATAGGCTATCCGGCAGAAAAGTTGAAGTGGTACCGCGGTGGTATGCAGGACTGGCTGGGTGCGGGAATGACCTCTACCCGCAAGTAG
- a CDS encoding acyl-[ACP]--phospholipid O-acyltransferase: MKHLFKISGFTPYIFIILLNAMTDLGHKIILQNTIFKAYDGSELIVLTAIVNALILLPFIFLFSPAGFISDKYPKVKVVEYASAAAIGITTLILLSYYMGWFWAAFGLTFILAAQSAIYSPAKYGLIKEMTGNENLAPANALVQSVTIVSILAGAVIYSVFFESLLQDRSVIPSEILTYIAPVGYMLIGASILEYILARRLVKKVKPVAIDESMAFEPQAYKDLHYLKENLSIIRQNSAVWLSILGLSIIWGVSQVVLAIFGEYLKATLGVTDTVTAQGLLALSGLGMIAGSMVVGRVSRNYIETGIIPLGALGVTVMLFMMPTLSSLWTLGSALFLFGFSAGLFVVPLNAIIQFAAPSPILGKVLAGNNFMQNVSMFGFLILTALFGYFNLDAVGLFYIIATVSLLGMGYTFIKLPQSLVRYVVRMIIGFKYRLHVDGLRNIPADKGVLLLGNHVSFLDWAILQMAYPKQIRFVMERSYYDKWYLKPFLDFFGVIPISSRGSKGALALVTAALNRGETVALFPEGHLSRNGHLGTFQRGFEVAAKDAEDAVIIPFYLRGLWEDNFSYASNKMKRNTNKDISVTFGEELNVHSGASEVKKAVFDLSVKSWKTYTQTLPSLQKAWIRAAKEQGGKLCIADSTGVEVNGDRFVTGTLMIASALKPILKESQNIGLLLPTSVAGSMANMAILTLGKTIVNLNYSSGEASLLHALKIANITKVVASKQFVTKLKAKGFDLGEVLSKVEVIYLEDIKAKMGKVKGVFTLGLVKLLPACLLSLFYIKDADLEETAAILFSSGSEGTPKGIELSHKNMMGNIKQAITLINPKDDDVMLGTLPIFHSFGLTVTTLLPLIEGLPVVCHPDPTDGFGIGKMAAKYEATMLFATATFFRLYTRNKKLHPLMFKDLRMVIAGAEKLPQEIRDEFKKKFGHDIYEGYGATETTPVASINIPDVLMQDSWKPQIGHKIGTVGLPVPGSSFKIVDPESFEELPTGEEGMILIGGTQIMKGYIGDPEKTASVIKEIDGIRWYVTGDKGRIDEDGFLTIVDRYSRFAKVAGEMVSLGLVEFEIATVLGENDQIAVAALPDAKKGEKLVLLLEGEMEIETLKEKIKSLEMNPLFVPGEYYKVEELPKLGTGKADFKGAKSLAQKMSENRKG, translated from the coding sequence ATGAAACACCTATTTAAAATCTCGGGTTTTACTCCCTACATATTTATCATCCTGCTCAATGCTATGACGGATCTGGGACACAAGATCATCCTGCAAAACACCATTTTTAAAGCCTATGACGGCTCAGAGCTCATCGTCCTTACTGCCATCGTCAACGCGCTTATCCTGCTGCCGTTCATCTTTCTTTTCTCTCCTGCCGGGTTCATCTCTGACAAATATCCGAAAGTGAAGGTTGTAGAGTATGCTTCTGCTGCTGCCATAGGCATCACGACGCTTATACTTCTTTCTTATTATATGGGTTGGTTTTGGGCAGCCTTTGGACTAACATTTATACTTGCGGCACAGTCAGCCATTTATTCCCCTGCCAAATACGGTCTTATCAAAGAGATGACGGGCAATGAAAACCTGGCGCCCGCCAATGCATTGGTACAGTCTGTAACTATTGTGTCTATCTTGGCAGGTGCGGTCATCTACTCTGTTTTCTTTGAGTCTCTTTTGCAGGACAGAAGTGTGATACCTTCTGAAATTTTAACCTATATCGCGCCGGTTGGGTATATGCTCATTGGAGCAAGCATCCTTGAATATATACTGGCTCGCCGATTGGTCAAAAAAGTGAAACCTGTCGCTATAGATGAGAGTATGGCCTTCGAGCCCCAAGCGTACAAAGATCTGCATTATCTAAAAGAAAATCTTTCTATAATCAGGCAAAACAGTGCAGTATGGTTGAGTATTTTGGGTCTAAGTATTATCTGGGGTGTTTCACAGGTGGTACTTGCTATCTTTGGAGAGTATCTTAAGGCAACACTGGGCGTAACAGATACAGTGACGGCACAAGGACTGTTGGCACTCTCCGGGCTTGGGATGATAGCAGGCTCCATGGTGGTAGGGCGTGTGAGTAGAAACTACATTGAAACAGGTATCATCCCGCTAGGGGCGCTGGGTGTGACTGTGATGCTTTTTATGATGCCGACACTCTCCTCACTATGGACATTGGGAAGTGCACTGTTCCTATTTGGGTTTTCTGCAGGACTGTTTGTCGTACCCCTTAATGCCATCATCCAGTTTGCCGCCCCGTCGCCTATCCTGGGAAAAGTACTTGCGGGAAACAACTTTATGCAAAATGTGAGTATGTTCGGCTTTCTCATTCTTACGGCACTGTTTGGCTACTTCAATTTAGATGCAGTAGGGTTGTTCTATATTATTGCAACGGTTTCGCTACTGGGGATGGGATATACATTTATCAAGCTCCCTCAGTCACTCGTTCGGTATGTTGTACGTATGATCATAGGGTTTAAGTACCGTTTGCATGTAGATGGACTCCGAAATATACCTGCCGATAAAGGCGTACTCCTTTTGGGAAACCATGTCTCTTTCCTGGACTGGGCGATCCTCCAGATGGCATACCCCAAACAGATACGTTTTGTGATGGAGAGAAGCTATTATGATAAATGGTACCTGAAGCCGTTTCTGGATTTCTTCGGGGTGATACCCATCTCAAGTCGTGGAAGCAAAGGTGCCTTGGCTTTGGTGACCGCAGCACTCAACAGAGGTGAGACTGTGGCGCTGTTTCCTGAAGGGCATCTGTCCCGTAATGGACACCTGGGTACTTTTCAAAGAGGTTTTGAAGTGGCGGCCAAAGATGCCGAAGATGCTGTCATCATACCTTTTTATCTAAGAGGGTTGTGGGAAGACAACTTTTCATATGCTTCCAACAAAATGAAACGCAACACAAATAAAGACATCTCTGTCACATTTGGAGAGGAGTTGAATGTGCATAGTGGTGCAAGTGAGGTCAAAAAAGCTGTGTTTGATCTCTCCGTGAAGAGTTGGAAAACCTATACACAGACGCTGCCTTCATTGCAAAAAGCATGGATAAGGGCTGCAAAAGAGCAGGGTGGCAAACTCTGTATTGCTGATTCTACTGGCGTAGAGGTAAATGGTGACAGGTTTGTCACAGGCACGCTGATGATCGCTTCTGCCCTCAAACCCATACTCAAAGAGAGTCAAAACATTGGGCTGTTGTTACCTACTTCAGTAGCCGGATCCATGGCAAATATGGCAATTTTAACACTTGGCAAAACGATTGTAAATCTAAACTACTCAAGTGGTGAAGCATCACTACTTCATGCGCTAAAGATCGCCAACATCACAAAAGTGGTAGCCTCAAAACAGTTTGTCACAAAACTCAAAGCCAAAGGATTTGACTTGGGTGAAGTACTCTCAAAAGTGGAAGTCATTTACCTTGAAGATATCAAAGCGAAGATGGGTAAAGTCAAAGGAGTGTTTACTTTGGGACTTGTCAAACTTTTACCTGCGTGCTTACTGAGCCTGTTCTATATCAAAGATGCAGACTTGGAAGAGACAGCTGCAATACTTTTCTCAAGTGGCAGTGAAGGTACACCAAAAGGCATAGAACTTAGCCATAAAAATATGATGGGGAACATCAAGCAGGCCATTACGCTCATCAATCCTAAAGATGATGATGTCATGTTGGGGACCTTGCCTATTTTCCATTCGTTCGGGCTCACCGTAACGACACTCCTGCCGCTGATAGAAGGCTTACCTGTAGTGTGCCATCCTGACCCGACGGATGGATTTGGCATAGGGAAGATGGCTGCGAAGTATGAAGCGACGATGCTTTTTGCGACAGCTACCTTCTTCAGACTTTATACACGTAACAAGAAGCTGCATCCTTTGATGTTTAAAGATCTTCGTATGGTCATAGCAGGAGCAGAAAAACTCCCCCAAGAGATACGAGACGAGTTTAAAAAGAAATTCGGACATGACATTTACGAAGGTTACGGTGCTACAGAAACTACACCTGTAGCCTCCATAAACATACCGGACGTACTCATGCAGGATTCTTGGAAACCTCAGATAGGTCACAAGATAGGTACGGTAGGACTGCCTGTACCTGGATCAAGTTTCAAGATAGTCGATCCTGAGAGTTTCGAAGAGCTTCCAACAGGAGAAGAGGGCATGATACTCATAGGGGGTACACAGATCATGAAAGGCTACATCGGAGACCCTGAAAAGACAGCCTCTGTCATCAAAGAGATCGATGGCATTCGTTGGTACGTCACCGGAGACAAAGGACGCATAGATGAAGATGGTTTCCTCACCATAGTTGATCGCTACAGCCGCTTTGCCAAAGTAGCCGGCGAGATGGTAAGCCTCGGTCTTGTAGAGTTTGAAATAGCAACTGTGTTAGGCGAAAATGACCAAATAGCAGTTGCTGCATTGCCAGATGCCAAAAAGGGTGAAAAGCTTGTGCTTCTTCTTGAAGGAGAGATGGAAATAGAGACACTCAAAGAGAAGATAAAATCACTGGAAATGAACCCTCTTTTTGTGCCTGGCGAGTACTATAAAGTAGAAGAGCTACCAAAACTTGGGACAGGAAAGGCTGACTTTAAAGGAGCTAAGAGCTTGGCTCAAAAGATGAGTGAAAACCGGAAGGGATAA
- a CDS encoding SDR family NAD(P)-dependent oxidoreductase — MSNIVITGCSTGIGLETARYLKERYITVYPTARDPKDVEMLRSMGFENAMQLDVTKPEQVESVIENVLAKEGSIDVWFNNAGYGQPGAIEDIRTDVLREQFETNVFGLHECTRQIIPVMKKQGHGKIIQHSSVLGLISLFGRGAYNASKYAIEGLTDTLRLELQGTEIYAVLLNTGPITSHFRETAMQKLCQNVDIEHSDHKEKYLKSLKAKKSDVPFNEEAVSVSRVVHRIILAQKPKPRYYITKATYLLGFMKRLLSTSLLDKLLLKTG; from the coding sequence ATGTCAAATATCGTGATCACTGGCTGCAGTACGGGTATTGGCCTGGAGACAGCCAGGTATCTCAAAGAGAGATACATTACAGTCTATCCGACGGCAAGAGATCCCAAAGATGTGGAGATGCTCAGGTCAATGGGCTTTGAAAATGCCATGCAGCTCGATGTGACCAAACCTGAACAGGTAGAAAGTGTGATCGAAAACGTACTTGCAAAAGAGGGCAGCATCGATGTCTGGTTCAACAATGCAGGATACGGACAGCCTGGAGCGATTGAAGACATACGCACCGATGTGCTCAGAGAGCAGTTCGAGACCAATGTGTTCGGTCTGCATGAGTGTACCCGCCAGATCATACCGGTGATGAAAAAGCAGGGACACGGCAAGATCATCCAGCACAGTTCCGTGCTTGGTCTCATTTCACTCTTTGGCAGAGGAGCGTACAATGCCAGCAAATACGCCATCGAAGGACTGACCGATACGCTTCGGCTCGAACTGCAGGGCACTGAGATTTATGCTGTACTGCTTAATACGGGACCGATCACCAGCCATTTCAGAGAAACGGCCATGCAAAAACTGTGCCAGAATGTCGATATTGAGCATTCAGACCATAAAGAGAAGTACCTTAAGAGTCTGAAGGCAAAGAAAAGTGATGTCCCTTTCAATGAAGAGGCGGTCTCTGTCTCACGTGTGGTGCACAGGATTATATTAGCCCAAAAGCCGAAGCCCAGATACTACATTACCAAGGCTACCTATCTGCTCGGTTTTATGAAACGTTTGCTGAGTACTTCTCTTTTGGATAAACTCCTGCTTAAAACAGGATAA
- a CDS encoding SulP family inorganic anion transporter, producing MFNIQNYSKQNIKNDILSGALVSVALVPEAIAFSFIAGVSPVVGLYGAFIIGLITALIGGKPGMISGATGSVAVVFVSLGLSVKYMYPELDAEALSMMVLHYILVTSIIAGLIQVAIGLLRMGKFIRLVPQPALFGFVNGLAIVIALAQLPFLAPANIGQYSSWIDIIKASLSENYIMYIIIIITMATMQYLPKVSKAVPAGLVAIIVVTLVVYFGHIDTRTVGDLADLSNVSFPHFAMPDWSLLFSLESLKIILPTAVIVALVGLIESLLTLSVLDEMGGKRGSGNKECVALGVGNATSGLFGGMAGCAMIGQSVINFTSGGLGRLSSFTAATLLIILVVSFSDVIAAIPMAVLVGIMFMVSIGTFEFSSIKRISHMPKSDAFVLVIVTIITIFFDLAVAVIAGIIISALVFAWKHAKIFSHTKMEGDKKIYELDGPLFFGSVTSFNEQFDVENDPEEVVIDFKKARVMDSSGAEAIDALTEKYRKAGKKLTLRHLSEDCKKMLRTAGPFCTYEEDDPTYKVAHDV from the coding sequence GTGTTCAACATTCAAAACTACTCAAAACAGAATATCAAAAATGATATTCTTTCCGGTGCGCTTGTATCTGTAGCATTGGTTCCCGAAGCGATCGCCTTCTCGTTCATTGCCGGTGTCTCTCCGGTGGTCGGCCTTTACGGAGCCTTCATCATCGGGCTCATTACAGCGCTCATTGGCGGTAAACCCGGTATGATCTCTGGTGCTACGGGTTCTGTGGCCGTGGTATTTGTCTCACTCGGCCTTTCGGTCAAATATATGTACCCGGAACTCGATGCGGAAGCACTTTCTATGATGGTATTGCATTACATACTGGTCACCTCCATTATTGCAGGACTTATACAGGTAGCCATTGGTCTGTTGAGAATGGGTAAGTTCATTCGTCTCGTACCCCAGCCTGCCCTTTTTGGTTTCGTGAACGGTCTGGCCATAGTCATCGCACTGGCACAGCTTCCTTTCCTTGCTCCAGCTAATATAGGTCAGTACAGTTCCTGGATTGACATTATCAAAGCCAGTCTCTCCGAGAACTACATCATGTACATTATCATCATCATTACTATGGCGACCATGCAGTACCTGCCAAAAGTAAGTAAAGCCGTACCTGCAGGCCTTGTGGCGATCATTGTGGTCACACTTGTAGTCTACTTTGGGCATATCGATACCAGGACCGTAGGTGACCTTGCAGATCTTTCCAATGTCTCTTTCCCTCATTTTGCCATGCCGGACTGGTCATTGCTTTTCAGCTTGGAATCACTGAAGATCATTCTTCCAACTGCGGTTATCGTTGCGCTGGTTGGTCTCATCGAGTCCCTTCTTACCCTCTCCGTTCTGGATGAAATGGGAGGGAAAAGAGGCTCCGGGAACAAAGAGTGTGTCGCATTGGGTGTCGGAAACGCTACGTCAGGACTCTTTGGCGGTATGGCAGGTTGTGCGATGATCGGACAGTCCGTTATCAACTTCACGTCAGGCGGTCTTGGGAGACTTTCCTCCTTTACTGCAGCAACTCTGCTGATCATTCTTGTAGTAAGTTTCTCGGATGTGATCGCTGCCATTCCTATGGCTGTCCTTGTCGGGATCATGTTCATGGTGAGTATCGGTACATTCGAGTTCTCCTCGATTAAACGTATCAGCCACATGCCAAAGTCCGATGCCTTCGTGCTTGTGATTGTGACCATCATCACCATCTTCTTTGACCTGGCCGTTGCAGTCATTGCCGGTATCATTATTTCCGCGCTTGTCTTTGCCTGGAAACATGCAAAGATCTTTTCCCATACTAAAATGGAAGGGGATAAAAAGATCTATGAACTTGACGGCCCGCTTTTCTTCGGTTCGGTCACTTCATTCAATGAACAGTTCGATGTTGAAAATGACCCTGAAGAAGTGGTCATCGACTTCAAAAAGGCACGGGTCATGGATTCTTCAGGAGCCGAAGCCATTGATGCACTGACAGAGAAGTACAGAAAAGCCGGCAAGAAGCTCACGCTCAGACACCTTTCCGAAGACTGTAAAAAGATGCTGCGAACAGCCGGACCGTTCTGCACCTATGAAGAAGATGACCCGACCTACAAGGTTGCACACGACGTTTAA
- a CDS encoding NAD(P)/FAD-dependent oxidoreductase, translating to MKCTEKRYDLIVIGSGAAGMMVAITAARKGKKVLLLEKLSKIGAKLKATGGGRCNLTNTLDNETFMSRFGRDGKFMMPALEAFDHKELMAFFKEIGVESHAPDGYRVFPVTHSSSTIINAMEKEMQRLGVEVRCSQKVTGLSHDDSQVAGVETETDSFEADHIVVATGGKGYPVLGAEGDGYMLAKSIGHTVTEVYPAMMPLKTKEKWVANCTADTIAKVVMTVDMKKYKKLKAQGDLIFTKSGIRGPVVLDFSREITPLLSKYEEVPVLMNLTKGMNEEQIRSHIKKELEKKPHRNTLEIVSTLLPESVSRELCKLAEADTNTALGKLKGQTRDRLIRLLVSTPLTVNGHDGFKMAMITRGGVSLKEIDPYTMQSRKMDGLYFCGEVMNLDGPCGGYNLQWSFASGYMAGLLKDFR from the coding sequence ATGAAATGTACAGAAAAGAGGTATGACCTCATTGTCATTGGCTCCGGGGCAGCTGGGATGATGGTAGCCATTACTGCTGCACGTAAGGGTAAAAAAGTCCTACTGCTTGAAAAACTCTCCAAGATAGGTGCCAAACTGAAAGCGACGGGCGGTGGACGCTGCAACCTGACTAACACTCTGGACAACGAGACCTTCATGTCACGTTTCGGTCGTGACGGAAAGTTCATGATGCCTGCCCTTGAAGCGTTTGACCACAAAGAACTGATGGCTTTCTTCAAAGAGATCGGTGTGGAAAGTCATGCCCCTGACGGCTACAGGGTCTTTCCTGTGACACACAGTTCATCAACCATCATCAATGCCATGGAGAAGGAGATGCAGCGGTTGGGTGTAGAGGTGCGCTGTTCGCAGAAAGTGACGGGACTCTCACATGATGACAGCCAGGTTGCTGGCGTGGAGACCGAGACAGACAGTTTCGAGGCAGACCATATCGTGGTCGCAACCGGAGGTAAAGGCTATCCGGTACTGGGTGCAGAGGGTGACGGCTACATGCTTGCGAAATCCATCGGGCATACGGTCACCGAAGTGTATCCGGCCATGATGCCTCTGAAAACCAAGGAGAAATGGGTAGCCAACTGTACGGCCGACACCATCGCAAAGGTCGTTATGACCGTTGATATGAAGAAATATAAAAAACTGAAAGCCCAGGGGGATCTCATCTTTACCAAAAGCGGTATCAGGGGTCCTGTCGTATTGGATTTTTCCCGCGAGATCACCCCGCTTTTAAGCAAATATGAGGAAGTGCCTGTTCTGATGAACTTGACCAAAGGGATGAATGAGGAACAGATTCGCAGTCATATCAAAAAGGAGTTAGAAAAAAAACCGCACAGAAACACTTTGGAGATTGTTTCCACCCTGCTTCCCGAATCTGTTAGTCGCGAACTCTGCAAACTCGCAGAAGCCGATACCAACACTGCGTTGGGAAAACTTAAAGGCCAGACACGGGACAGGCTCATCAGGCTTCTTGTCTCCACCCCGCTGACCGTCAACGGCCATGACGGGTTCAAAATGGCGATGATCACACGCGGCGGCGTCTCGCTCAAAGAGATAGACCCCTATACGATGCAGAGCAGAAAAATGGACGGCCTGTACTTTTGTGGTGAGGTGATGAACCTGGACGGCCCCTGCGGGGGCTATAACCTGCAGTGGTCCTTTGCCAGCGGATATATGGCAGGTTTGCTTAAAGATTTTCGTTAA